CGCAGAAGATGCATTGGAATGGGCATCCTCTTTGTGTAGTGATAGCAGTGACTGGAACAAAGCCTTTTTGGGGAACGCTCCAAATATATTTTTCGTTGCGTAAGAGGTCGCGTGCGGGGAATGGGATACGGTCGAGATCTTTGATCAGTGCACGTTTGGGGTTAATGATGACTTCTCCCTGGTGTCGAAAGAGGAGACCGTTGATGACTTTCAGTTGCTCGAAGTCTGGATCGCTGATCGAGACTGCGAGAAGATTTGCGAGTTCCACGACTGTGGCTTCTGCTTCTCCGTAGAAACCATAATCAACCATGGATTGATGCATGGTTTGTACCGGGAGGGCAGTGATATGGTACCCACCTAACCATGTGATTATGTTAGTTTTTTGTTTTACTTGGTGGATAATTTCAAAAGCGGAAGAGATAATAGGTGTTGTGGCTGTTAATCCTACAATATCAGGTTTTCTGCTAATGATTTCATCAACGATCGAAAAGGCATCAAATCCATCAATGTCGCAGTCGATAACTTCAACGTAATGACCAGTGGCCCGGAGGACTCCCGCAATGTAAAGAATGCCCAAGGGCATTTGAGGAGATGCTGCGGCCTTGGCTGCGGCCTTGAAGCTACCGTAGGCAACGGTGGCAGGAGGATTGATAAGTAATATCTTCAGTGGCACCGTGGTTTTTTGTTCCCAAGGGTACATATCTTCTTGGGCTGTTTGCCGGCGTCTGTCCTGAATTGACTCGTGGTCTGATGGGAAAATCATTATAGGCCCCTAGCGGGTTTGATGGTTGGGATAATTTCAAAACCCCTTATAACTTGTGATGTCATGGGTTAAGGATTTAGTGGCTCTTGGTTTTGTGCGATTGGAAATGAGTTTTGAGCTGACTAACTTGGGTGCCTTTGCCCAGATGGTCAATTTCAATCCGTTTAATTCTGATCAAGGCCTCTTCTATCAGGCGGCGATTAAAAGAGATGACATCACCAATAAAACCCATAACTAGAACTTGAAAGCCAATCATAAGGAGAACACTCCCCAGGATCAAAGATTGGATGTGACCATCACCAAGTCCTTTAATGTAAAAGAAAAAGTATCTAACCATTGGCACTAATCCGCCCACCATAATGATCAGACTCATGATGAAAAAGTATCGCAGCGGCTGGTGCATGGCGTACATGCGGGTCATAGTGTTGAACTGGTTGATGACGAAGCTCGGAATGTTTTTAACCAATCTTGATTCGCGGGTTTTGGGGTTGGTGCCAATGCCTACGCTGGCTACCGCCAGATTGCGTTTACCGGCCTGGAGGATGGTCTCCACCGTGTAGGAGTAATGGGTCAGGATATTGAGCTGCATGGCGGCGTCGCGGGAGAAGGCCCGGAAGCCGCTGACAGCGTCCGGGATGTTGGCTCCGGAGAGGATGCGGACAATGGCGCTGCCGAATTTCTGTAACAGTTTCTTGTGGAGGTCAAAGTGGGGGATGGTGTCGGTCTGGCGGTCGCCGATGACAATGTCGGCTGTGCCATTGACAATTGGGGCGACCAGCTTGGCGATGTCTTTGCCCTGGTACTGGTTATCTCCATCAGTATTGACGATGATATCCGCCCCTAGGCGCAGGCAGGCATCAAGGCCGATGCGGAAGGAGGCGGCAAGCCCCTTATTGTTGAGGTTGCAGACGATATGATCCACGCCGATCTCTCGGGCTACCTCGACGGTGCGGTCGGTGCTGCCGTCATCGATAATCAGGATCTCGACCTGGTCGATGCCCTCGATCTGGCGAGGAATATCGGCCACAGTCTGAGGCAGGGTATGTTCTTCATTGAGGCAGGGGATCTGGACGATGAGTTTCATGATGGCGTGCCTGAGCGTTTGAAGTTGTTGTAGCCCTCTGTCCTGGCGGGTATCGATTGCCAAGGAAGGGAAATTGTAGCTAATAGTTGGCAGTCTCGTTGTCTGGTGCCTTGACAGCCATTGCAAGGAGATGCGACGCCACTGGGGAAGAAATTTTGGTTCGTCTTCATTCGGTTTACTCCCCGTTCACCAATCAAGAGGCGATTCATCTCCTGAAGCCCTCAAAACACCAGCGGATCGCTTCTTGGTCACTTTTACTTACCGCTGCTTGAGTCATCTCTGACTCCCAATCCTGGACGGTATTTTCGATCTGGTCGATAATCTCATGAGCCTGTTCCTGGCTCAAGCTGAACCGTTCACACTGGCTGAGGAGATTTTTTGCCGACGCCATCGAGCCCTGATCTCCGATGTTTAACGCCAGGTGGAAGGTATCCTGTGCTCTCCTGCGGGCAGGAATCGGTACGATATCGTACGCCGGAGAGAGCCGCCAGTCATTGTGATAGATGAATCCGTGATTGCGGAGATGGTCGTCCTCGTTTCTGACAAATATATTGAAGACCATCCTTCGAAAAAGTTGATGGTGATCTTCCTGGACGTGGCTGACAAATTTACGCATGTGGCTGGCGATCTCAGGATATGAGCCGCGTTCAAGTTCATCAAGATCGAGATTGCTCAGGGCAAAGGCGCTCATGAATGGTAGGCGTCGTCCACGCTCCCGGTCGAAACGCTTGATCAGGTAGATTGATCGTCCTGCTACTGACTCAAGGCGGATCTCCGGGACCTTGATCCCTGCTTTTTTGGCCAGGGTCATGGTGGCGTATTCAATGCCTGGATATTTTACCGCGGTCTTACTGCTCTCAAATTTGGCGATCCACTCTTCGTTATCAATGGTCACCGTGCATTTCGGTTGCGCGCCGCCAAGAGAAGTCCCCTGACGGAGCAGGTGCAGGATTTCCGGGGGCAGTTCCTGGTCGTCGAGGGCCTGGTCAATAATCGTGGCCACCTTGGCTAGATCGGATAAGGAAATGGCCTCTTCTTCCATGGTCGTGGCTTTTTCCGGGGTCGCACCAAAGGAGATCGCCCCTACTGCATTGGTGGAAATCAGATCGATAAACTCATAATCCTTCAAGGTCCCGAAGGGCAGGCCAAGGTGTTTAGCCATGATGTACTTGCCCCAGCTGTCTGGGAGGACATCACGAAGGATGCCAAAGATGCCGCCGTTTATCCGGGTAATGTACTTATTGCCGGTCAGGGGCAGATTGATCGGATCGATGGCAATGGCGTTCGGGCGTTGGACGTAGCGTCGTCCGTATTGGAAAGAGCCCACACCAAGCTCGATATCCAAGGTAAACAGTCCGGCAGGAACCGATTCTTTTTCTTCCGGAAGATCGATAAAAACGATCCTCTCGAAGACATTAGAAGTCAAGACGCTTTTCCTTTTTTTCACGGACCCGATGCGGGAGCCGCTGCTTTTCCAGGGCTTGGCCGATGTGGTCGTCTTCTGGATCAGCAAAGCGTAAGGTGTAGTTAAGTTGGTAAACTTCAAGCGCGGCAAGATAGGTCTCGAATCTGACTGACGGGTCTCCTGCCTCAATTCGGCGCACTGAGGATACCGATGTGCCCATCATCTCCGCAGCTTGTTTGACACTCTTTTTCCGTCGTTTTCGAGCAATTTGCAGATTATTGCCGATTTGGTGAAGTCTGGACTGCATCTCATGAGAAAGGACCACAGGAAAAACTCCTCATATTTGAACAGTAAAATACCTTTAAGCGCTCATATGTGATTATTATGGCCCAGGGTTTGAAAAATGTAAAGGGTGATGTGACGGTTTTGAATAATCGTTATGTTATTAATGACAATCTCGCAAAAAGTCCGGGGATGGCTAAGCAAAAGGGCCGATATACAGGTAAGCGATCGAAGAGAGACTCCGAGGCGCGGGGTGTGTTTTGTGAGTGAGGCCATACAGATGGTATGCCGAACGAGCAAAACCGCCACGCAATTCAGTTCAATCCCCGCTGGTGTTGGACGGGGACGCAGTAGATCGGACTTTTTGCGACGCCATCATTAATCAGTCGCCATACTGTCGATCCAGCCACTCCCGGTAGGAGCCGTCCATCACGGCCCGCCACCATGACTCATGGTCGAACATCCAGGCGATGGTCTTGCGGATGCCGGTCTCAAAGGATTCCCGGGGTTCGTAACCTAATTCGGCGCGGCATTTGGCGGCATCGATGGCGTAGCGGCGGTCGTGGCCTAAGCGATCTTTGACAAAAGTAATCAATGATTCTGCTGAGTTTCCCTGACTGGCCGGGGCTGAGGGAAATCTGCCGGGGAGATCCTGATTTGTGGCAAAGGCCTCATCTACCAAGCGACAGATCAGGCGGACGATGTCGATGTTGGTCCATTCGTTATTGCCGCCGATATTGTAGACCTCACCGATCCTGCCCTTGTTCAGCACCAGGTCGATTCCCCGGCAATGGTCATCCACATAGAGCCAGTCTCGGATATTCAAGCCGTCGCCGTAGATCGGCAGGGGTTTACCGTGGAGGATGTTGACGGTCACCAGCGGAATCAGTTTTTCGGGGAATTGATAGGGGCCATAATTGTTTGAGCAGTTACTGGTGGAGATATTTAGGCCATAGGTGTGATGGTAGGCGCGGACCAAGTGGTCGGAGCTCGCCTTGCTGGCCGAGTAGGGTGAGTTAGGGGCATAGGCTGTTGTTTCGGTAAAGGCCGGATCGTAAGATCCGAGGGAGCCGTAAACCTCGTCGGTAGAGACGTGGTGAAATCGGTGGTCACAGCCGGAGCCGTTGTCAAGCCATACCGACTTTGCTGCCTTGAGTAGAGTGTGGGTGCCGATGACGTTGGTCTCGATAAAGGCATCGGGCCCGTGGATGGAGCGGTCGACATGGGATTCGGCGGCAAAATGGACGATGGTGTTGATTTCCTCTTCTTTGAGCAGGCGCGTTGCCAGCTCAAGATCAAGGATATTGCCGTGGACAAAACGATAGTTAGGGTTTTCCTCGGCAGGGGTAAGATTTGCGAGGTTCCCGGCATAGGTCAGTGCATCCAGCACCATCACCCGGTCGGTTGGGTGGGTTGCCAGCCAGTAGTGAACAAAGTTTGCGCCAATAAAACCGGCTCCACCGGTAACAAGGATATGGGATGAGGGCATGAGCGTACCTTATTGGGGGGTAAATATAACGTATTGTAATATGGTAGGTCGGGTTAGCGTAGCGTAACCCGACAAAGGTCTTACAATTCCTTAAGCATCTTTCTCAGCGCCACCCGCCAGTGGCTTGG
This genomic interval from Desulfobulbaceae bacterium contains the following:
- the rfbB gene encoding dTDP-glucose 4,6-dehydratase codes for the protein MPSSHILVTGGAGFIGANFVHYWLATHPTDRVMVLDALTYAGNLANLTPAEENPNYRFVHGNILDLELATRLLKEEEINTIVHFAAESHVDRSIHGPDAFIETNVIGTHTLLKAAKSVWLDNGSGCDHRFHHVSTDEVYGSLGSYDPAFTETTAYAPNSPYSASKASSDHLVRAYHHTYGLNISTSNCSNNYGPYQFPEKLIPLVTVNILHGKPLPIYGDGLNIRDWLYVDDHCRGIDLVLNKGRIGEVYNIGGNNEWTNIDIVRLICRLVDEAFATNQDLPGRFPSAPASQGNSAESLITFVKDRLGHDRRYAIDAAKCRAELGYEPRESFETGIRKTIAWMFDHESWWRAVMDGSYREWLDRQYGD
- a CDS encoding glycosyltransferase family 2 protein, whose amino-acid sequence is MKLIVQIPCLNEEHTLPQTVADIPRQIEGIDQVEILIIDDGSTDRTVEVAREIGVDHIVCNLNNKGLAASFRIGLDACLRLGADIIVNTDGDNQYQGKDIAKLVAPIVNGTADIVIGDRQTDTIPHFDLHKKLLQKFGSAIVRILSGANIPDAVSGFRAFSRDAAMQLNILTHYSYTVETILQAGKRNLAVASVGIGTNPKTRESRLVKNIPSFVINQFNTMTRMYAMHQPLRYFFIMSLIIMVGGLVPMVRYFFFYIKGLGDGHIQSLILGSVLLMIGFQVLVMGFIGDVISFNRRLIEEALIRIKRIEIDHLGKGTQVSQLKTHFQSHKTKSH
- a CDS encoding helix-turn-helix domain-containing protein, encoding MVLSHEMQSRLHQIGNNLQIARKRRKKSVKQAAEMMGTSVSSVRRIEAGDPSVRFETYLAALEVYQLNYTLRFADPEDDHIGQALEKQRLPHRVREKKEKRLDF
- a CDS encoding type II toxin-antitoxin system HipA family toxin; the protein is MRQETRQSDSRPILPRLKFTNLTTPYALLIQKTTTSAKPWKSSGSRIGSVKKRKSVLTSNVFERIVFIDLPEEKESVPAGLFTLDIELGVGSFQYGRRYVQRPNAIAIDPINLPLTGNKYITRINGGIFGILRDVLPDSWGKYIMAKHLGLPFGTLKDYEFIDLISTNAVGAISFGATPEKATTMEEEAISLSDLAKVATIIDQALDDQELPPEILHLLRQGTSLGGAQPKCTVTIDNEEWIAKFESSKTAVKYPGIEYATMTLAKKAGIKVPEIRLESVAGRSIYLIKRFDRERGRRLPFMSAFALSNLDLDELERGSYPEIASHMRKFVSHVQEDHHQLFRRMVFNIFVRNEDDHLRNHGFIYHNDWRLSPAYDIVPIPARRRAQDTFHLALNIGDQGSMASAKNLLSQCERFSLSQEQAHEIIDQIENTVQDWESEMTQAAVSKSDQEAIRWCFEGFRR
- a CDS encoding radical SAM protein, encoding MIFPSDHESIQDRRRQTAQEDMYPWEQKTTVPLKILLINPPATVAYGSFKAAAKAAASPQMPLGILYIAGVLRATGHYVEVIDCDIDGFDAFSIVDEIISRKPDIVGLTATTPIISSAFEIIHQVKQKTNIITWLGGYHITALPVQTMHQSMVDYGFYGEAEATVVELANLLAVSISDPDFEQLKVINGLLFRHQGEVIINPKRALIKDLDRIPFPARDLLRNEKYIWSVPQKGFVPVTAITTQRGCPFQCIFCGAQTMFPGMRYHSIARIIDELTYITKNLGIKHLHFQDDTLTINREKILEMVNAIKKNNIIFTWEGYTRANALDEELLIEMKKIGLNRLSFGVETGNEQILKAIKKGIPKEAYHTAYKLCSKHDIETRCSIIIGHPYETKKTVRETIEFACELECYQAYINIATPYPGSELLELARQGFGGIKLLTEDWAEYRRYGNSVMEMNDLTADDLVTLQKWAYRKFYLRPKIIWYNVRRAGLKAAVLNGVAFFQSVIR